One Oscillospiraceae bacterium genomic region harbors:
- the cbiE gene encoding precorrin-6y C5,15-methyltransferase (decarboxylating) subunit CbiE, whose amino-acid sequence MKITLVGMGSGTPGSLTMQGLNALREAELIIGARRLLESLPDGCTGNRAPVYKIEEICALLRTTEAAHVAVAYSGDTGFYSGASALCRALDAAGLPYMVCPGLSSVQLLAAALGRSWQDWKLVSAHGCACTPALVCSADTPTFFLTGGSETPATLCEKLTQSSGGNVQATVGENLGTAAQRLVRGTAQELARQEFAALSVLLVEPCPALQRRVPGLPDEAFIRSKTPMTKQEVRAAVLAKLAVRPGDILWDVGAGTGSVSVEMALAAPAGQVYAAECDADACELIRRNRAKFHAENLHLTAGKAPEVLVNWPAPDAVFIGGSKGNLAAIMDAALAANPAVRLCISAIALETLQQAIAALAAHGLSAQVTQIAVSRSKAAGSLHLLMANNPVFLIVRE is encoded by the coding sequence ATGAAAATTACATTGGTCGGCATGGGCAGCGGCACCCCTGGCAGCCTGACGATGCAGGGGCTAAACGCCCTGCGGGAAGCGGAGCTTATTATCGGTGCCCGCCGCCTATTGGAAAGCCTGCCCGATGGCTGCACCGGGAACCGTGCGCCGGTTTATAAGATCGAGGAGATCTGCGCACTGCTGCGAACGACCGAAGCCGCCCACGTGGCCGTGGCCTATAGCGGCGACACCGGCTTTTACTCCGGCGCATCGGCCTTGTGCCGTGCGCTGGATGCGGCGGGCCTGCCCTACATGGTCTGCCCGGGACTTTCCAGCGTGCAGCTGCTGGCCGCCGCGCTGGGCCGCTCCTGGCAGGATTGGAAGCTGGTCAGCGCCCACGGCTGTGCCTGCACCCCGGCCCTGGTGTGCAGTGCCGATACACCGACCTTTTTCCTGACCGGCGGCAGCGAGACACCCGCCACCCTTTGCGAAAAACTAACGCAAAGCAGCGGCGGGAACGTGCAGGCAACGGTGGGGGAAAACCTGGGCACCGCTGCCCAGCGCCTTGTGCGCGGCACGGCGCAGGAACTTGCCCGGCAGGAGTTTGCGGCTTTAAGTGTGCTGTTGGTGGAGCCTTGCCCTGCCTTGCAGCGCCGCGTACCCGGCCTGCCGGACGAAGCCTTCATCCGCAGCAAAACGCCGATGACCAAGCAGGAGGTCCGCGCCGCCGTACTGGCCAAACTGGCCGTGCGTCCCGGCGACATCTTGTGGGACGTGGGCGCGGGCACCGGCAGCGTCAGCGTGGAGATGGCGCTGGCCGCCCCTGCGGGCCAGGTCTACGCCGCTGAGTGTGATGCCGATGCCTGCGAGCTGATCCGCCGGAACCGCGCTAAATTCCATGCCGAAAACCTGCACCTGACCGCAGGCAAGGCCCCCGAAGTGCTGGTAAATTGGCCTGCCCCGGATGCTGTTTTCATCGGCGGCAGCAAGGGCAATCTGGCGGCCATTATGGATGCAGCGCTGGCCGCCAACCCGGCCGTGCGGCTTTGCATCAGCGCCATTGCACTGGAAACTTTGCAGCAGGCCATCGCCGCACTGGCGGCCCACGGTTTGTCTGCCCAGGTCACGCAGATCGCCGTCAGCCGCAGCAAGGCGGCGGGTAGCCTGCACCTGCTGATGGCCAATAACCCGGTTTTTTTAA
- the cobK gene encoding precorrin-6A reductase — MKVVIFSGTTEGRELSRAVAALGIEATVCVATELGAEEQGRTPGITVCTGRLDADAMAALLQGAALCVDATHPYATEATRNICVAAAAVGVEYHRLLRPASDLPTGSVVLQTAAQAAAYLAGKPGNILLATGAKELPAFAPLDSARLYPRVLPTLAGITACETSGIPHRNIIAMQGPFTCELNVAVMHQFHIAYMVTKDGGAAGGFAEKAQAAAQCGVQLIVLRRPEEQGETAETILQRCRELL, encoded by the coding sequence ATGAAGGTAGTCATTTTCAGCGGCACGACCGAGGGACGGGAGCTTTCCCGCGCCGTGGCCGCCCTTGGGATAGAAGCTACGGTCTGTGTGGCAACAGAGTTAGGGGCTGAAGAGCAGGGGCGTACCCCCGGCATCACAGTGTGCACTGGCCGCCTGGATGCCGATGCCATGGCGGCACTTTTGCAGGGCGCGGCCCTCTGCGTGGATGCCACCCACCCCTATGCCACCGAGGCTACCCGCAACATCTGCGTGGCGGCTGCGGCAGTGGGTGTGGAATATCACCGCCTGCTGCGCCCCGCCAGTGACCTGCCTACAGGCAGTGTGGTGCTGCAAACCGCCGCCCAGGCCGCGGCGTACCTGGCGGGCAAACCGGGCAATATCCTGCTGGCAACCGGTGCTAAGGAACTGCCCGCCTTTGCACCTCTGGACTCCGCACGGCTTTATCCCCGCGTGCTGCCTACGCTGGCGGGTATTACCGCCTGCGAGACATCGGGCATCCCACACCGCAACATTATTGCTATGCAGGGGCCGTTTACCTGTGAATTGAATGTGGCGGTCATGCACCAATTCCATATTGCCTATATGGTCACCAAAGATGGCGGCGCGGCGGGCGGTTTTGCAGAGAAGGCGCAGGCCGCCGCCCAGTGCGGTGTACAGCTGATCGTGCTGCGCCGTCCCGAGGAACAGGGCGAGACCGCCGAAACGATTTTGCAACGATGCAGGGAGCTTTTATGA
- the cobJ gene encoding precorrin-3B C(17)-methyltransferase — protein sequence MTDAMVYVVGLGPGDARYLTAQAQTALQAADVLCGYTVYIDLVRPLYPDKEVYTTGMTKEIDRCRWALETAQSGKTVALVCSGDAGVYGMASPLLELAQGYPSVTVEIVPGLTAALSGGAVLGAPLAHDFCVISLSDRLTPWTVIEKRLACAAMGDFCAALYNPSSKGRADYLQKAVRILLQNGKAPQTICGIVRNIGREGQAASLLTLAELENTAVDMFTTVYIGNAATRALGGKMVTPRGYRGV from the coding sequence ATGACTGACGCAATGGTGTACGTGGTGGGCCTTGGCCCCGGCGACGCCCGCTACCTGACTGCCCAGGCGCAAACCGCCTTACAGGCCGCCGACGTGCTGTGCGGCTACACGGTCTATATCGACCTGGTGCGCCCCCTGTACCCGGACAAAGAAGTGTATACCACCGGCATGACGAAGGAAATCGACCGCTGCCGCTGGGCGCTGGAGACTGCGCAAAGCGGCAAGACGGTAGCGTTGGTCTGCTCCGGCGATGCGGGCGTGTACGGCATGGCCAGCCCGCTGCTGGAACTGGCACAGGGCTACCCAAGCGTGACAGTGGAGATCGTGCCCGGCCTGACGGCGGCCTTAAGCGGCGGCGCGGTGCTGGGCGCTCCATTGGCGCACGATTTCTGCGTGATCTCCCTTTCGGATCGGCTCACGCCCTGGACCGTCATCGAAAAGCGGCTGGCCTGCGCGGCGATGGGGGATTTCTGTGCGGCACTGTACAACCCGTCCTCCAAGGGCCGGGCAGATTATCTGCAAAAGGCCGTGCGGATCTTACTGCAAAACGGCAAGGCACCGCAGACAATCTGCGGCATCGTGCGCAACATTGGCCGCGAGGGGCAGGCTGCAAGCCTGCTGACGCTGGCCGAGCTGGAAAACACGGCGGTGGACATGTTCACTACCGTGTACATCGGCAACGCGGCCACCCGGGCGTTGGGCGGCAAAATGGTCACACCCAGGGGGTATCGCGGCGTATGA
- a CDS encoding cobalamin biosynthesis protein: MTCAYLAFTSKGLALARKLAAAQPGAVARCGENGVTLANWTAAQFAQSDALVFVGAVGIAVRAIAPHCRSKATDPAVVVLDECGRFAIPLLSGHLGGANDLARRLAKACGAVPVITTATDANGVFAVDEWAKHQHCLVVEPARIKKVSSALLAGRTVRFASDWPIQGTPPAGVEPAGDAAQASFALTITPTMTSNALHIIPRIAVLGIGCKRGTPADKLADAFAAFCAETKLAPQSIAAAASIDLKKDELGLAEFGQKQGWPVTFYTADELRAAPGQFAHSDFVQSITGVDNVCERAAVLAADGPVWAHKWARDGVTFAVALRPFTPDWRWNDD, translated from the coding sequence ATGACCTGCGCGTATCTTGCCTTTACCAGCAAGGGACTGGCGCTGGCCCGGAAGCTTGCGGCGGCCCAGCCTGGTGCTGTGGCCCGCTGCGGCGAAAACGGCGTGACCCTTGCCAATTGGACTGCTGCGCAGTTTGCACAAAGTGACGCGCTTGTTTTTGTGGGGGCTGTCGGCATTGCCGTGCGAGCCATCGCGCCTCACTGCCGCAGCAAGGCCACCGACCCCGCCGTTGTAGTGCTGGATGAGTGCGGCCGCTTTGCGATCCCGCTGCTCTCCGGCCATCTGGGCGGTGCCAACGATCTGGCCCGTCGGCTGGCGAAAGCATGCGGCGCGGTGCCGGTCATCACCACCGCCACCGACGCCAACGGTGTGTTTGCCGTGGATGAGTGGGCCAAGCACCAGCACTGCCTTGTGGTAGAGCCGGCGCGCATCAAAAAGGTAAGCAGCGCCCTGCTGGCGGGCCGTACCGTGCGGTTTGCCAGTGATTGGCCGATACAGGGCACACCGCCAGCCGGTGTGGAACCGGCTGGTGATGCCGCACAGGCAAGTTTTGCCCTGACGATAACCCCGACGATGACGTCCAACGCCCTGCACATTATCCCGCGTATTGCTGTATTGGGCATCGGCTGCAAGCGGGGTACACCTGCCGACAAGCTGGCGGACGCATTTGCTGCCTTTTGCGCCGAAACGAAACTGGCCCCGCAAAGCATTGCCGCCGCGGCCAGCATTGACTTAAAAAAGGATGAACTTGGCCTGGCGGAATTCGGCCAAAAGCAGGGCTGGCCCGTTACTTTTTATACCGCCGACGAACTGCGCGCCGCGCCGGGGCAGTTCGCCCATTCAGATTTTGTGCAAAGCATCACCGGCGTGGATAACGTCTGCGAGCGCGCCGCTGTGCTGGCCGCAGACGGCCCCGTGTGGGCGCACAAATGGGCGCGGGATGGTGTAACTTTTGCCGTGGCGCTACGCCCCTTTACCCCGGATTGGAGATGGAACGATGACTGA